One Ignavibacterium sp. DNA segment encodes these proteins:
- a CDS encoding helicase-related protein gives MRLENQPGLILADEVGMGKTFIALAVAVSIALQDSQKRPVVVMVPTSLRDKWPKDFNLFKEKCLPLNLSNKLTYGFSDKAVDFLKFLDDPKERMKSIVFLTHGAMSRGLTDGWVKLAIIKRALFNRKDTRLLKKALSRILGDLLFLKWATKDENMWIDLLESHTEKWLNIIRDYGVDPEGDNDSSSDDDPVPEAITKVLEELPTIYFEELYQAICNIPKKSSPYLNERIKTTRAILNENIRDIWEKTVRSLSVKLPLLILDEAHHLKNARTRLASLFNTEDSIEDADEFSKGSLSGIFERMLFLTATPFQLGHHELCSVLDRFSGISWSGQRSPSITLTEYKTEIDELRSRLDKTQVSSLRLESAWSRMQIKSNNSIDVDTWWDRILDKGNKDPDIDDLIQKIEDVKSSVKNAEILLKKYVIRHNKSKYLPGDFANVKRRENLIGKAILDDITSSDEIDGLSIKDNCILPFLLASRAAVLNAAARPVFAEGLASSYEAFLNTRKSKVTTDSDDEEISIDNYNEWYHSNIEKYISTELQNSSEITHPKVSATVKKAVELWMKGEKVLIFCHYIATGKSLRQYISYSLNKYIQEEAAKKLGCDLSETEKRLDNIGKRFSTKDSQFMLAFENEMNTMIKNYHSIKKHKDDVIEIIKRYIRTPSFLIRFFPLDMQERFSKETLLEAMGNKDLSGITLRETILDFFNFLENKCGVNEREKYIGALLDIQTGNILSADARKFLMDDEIQNERTELLIPNVRLVNGDTKSETRQNLMLTFNTPFYPDILITSSVLAEGVDLHLNCRFIIHHDLSWNPSTLEQRTGRIDRIGSKTERSGKSINVFIPYVSETQDEKMYRVVMDREKWFKIVMGDNYKADVKSTDKISERIPLPSKLTEELAFNLEI, from the coding sequence ATGAGGTTAGAAAACCAACCAGGACTCATACTTGCAGATGAAGTTGGAATGGGTAAAACATTTATCGCGTTAGCAGTGGCTGTTTCAATAGCATTGCAGGATTCTCAAAAAAGACCAGTCGTTGTTATGGTGCCAACCTCGCTCAGAGATAAATGGCCTAAAGACTTTAATTTATTTAAAGAAAAGTGTTTGCCGCTAAATTTATCTAACAAACTTACATATGGTTTTTCGGATAAAGCAGTTGATTTTTTGAAATTCCTGGATGATCCTAAAGAGAGAATGAAGTCAATTGTTTTTCTTACTCACGGGGCTATGAGTCGAGGTCTTACTGATGGGTGGGTTAAACTGGCTATTATAAAACGTGCTCTGTTTAACAGGAAAGATACTCGTTTATTGAAAAAAGCATTATCACGTATTCTAGGAGATTTGCTATTTCTAAAATGGGCAACCAAAGATGAAAATATGTGGATTGATTTATTAGAAAGCCATACAGAGAAGTGGTTAAATATAATTCGTGATTATGGAGTTGATCCCGAAGGAGACAATGACAGCTCATCGGATGATGACCCCGTACCAGAAGCAATAACAAAAGTTCTTGAAGAATTACCAACAATTTATTTTGAAGAATTATATCAAGCCATTTGCAATATTCCTAAGAAATCATCTCCATATCTGAATGAAAGAATAAAAACTACACGTGCAATATTAAATGAAAACATAAGAGACATTTGGGAAAAAACAGTCAGATCACTAAGTGTTAAATTACCGTTGCTTATACTGGACGAGGCTCATCATTTAAAAAATGCACGAACTCGACTGGCCTCACTATTTAATACGGAAGATTCAATTGAAGATGCAGATGAGTTTTCTAAGGGTTCATTATCAGGAATATTCGAAAGAATGCTTTTTCTAACAGCCACTCCTTTTCAATTGGGCCATCATGAACTTTGTTCAGTTCTTGATCGATTTTCCGGTATCTCTTGGTCGGGACAAAGATCACCATCAATTACACTTACTGAGTATAAAACTGAAATTGATGAATTAAGAAGCAGATTAGATAAAACGCAAGTAAGCTCATTGAGATTGGAATCTGCCTGGAGCAGAATGCAAATTAAATCCAATAATTCAATAGATGTTGATACTTGGTGGGATAGGATTCTTGATAAAGGAAATAAGGACCCTGATATAGATGATCTAATTCAAAAGATTGAAGATGTAAAAAGTAGTGTGAAAAATGCGGAAATATTGTTGAAGAAATATGTTATAAGACACAATAAGAGCAAATATTTGCCTGGAGATTTTGCTAATGTTAAACGACGAGAGAATCTTATTGGTAAAGCAATACTTGATGACATAACGTCTTCAGATGAGATTGATGGATTGAGCATTAAAGATAATTGCATATTACCATTCCTGCTGGCATCGAGAGCAGCTGTGCTTAATGCTGCAGCAAGGCCTGTGTTTGCCGAGGGATTGGCATCTAGTTATGAGGCTTTCTTAAATACTAGAAAGTCAAAGGTTACAACCGATAGTGATGATGAAGAAATTTCAATAGATAATTATAATGAGTGGTATCATTCAAATATAGAAAAGTATATTTCTACTGAATTACAAAATTCATCTGAAATTACTCATCCTAAAGTATCAGCCACAGTCAAAAAAGCAGTAGAGCTATGGATGAAAGGTGAAAAAGTATTAATATTTTGTCACTATATAGCTACTGGAAAGTCTTTAAGACAATATATCTCTTATTCACTCAATAAATATATTCAGGAAGAAGCAGCTAAAAAACTAGGATGTGACTTATCAGAGACAGAGAAGAGACTTGATAATATCGGCAAACGATTCTCAACTAAGGATTCGCAATTCATGTTGGCCTTTGAGAATGAAATGAACACGATGATAAAGAACTATCATTCAATTAAAAAGCATAAAGATGATGTGATTGAAATTATAAAAAGATATATAAGGACGCCTTCATTTCTGATTAGATTTTTCCCACTTGATATGCAGGAGAGATTCAGCAAAGAAACACTTTTGGAGGCAATGGGAAATAAGGATCTTTCCGGAATTACATTAAGAGAAACGATTCTTGACTTTTTTAATTTTCTGGAAAATAAGTGTGGAGTGAATGAAAGAGAAAAGTATATCGGAGCTTTATTGGATATACAAACAGGAAATATACTAAGTGCTGATGCACGCAAATTTTTGATGGATGATGAAATTCAAAACGAAAGGACTGAACTACTAATACCCAATGTAAGATTGGTAAATGGAGATACAAAGTCAGAAACCCGGCAAAATCTGATGTTGACCTTCAATACTCCATTTTATCCAGATATATTAATTACAAGCAGTGTTCTAGCAGAAGGAGTTGATTTACATTTAAACTGTCGATTTATAATTCACCACGATTTATCTTGGAATCCTAGTACACTGGAACAAAGAACTGGTCGCATTGATAGAATTGGCTCAAAAACTGAAAGATCTGGAAAATCAATCAATGTTTTTATTCCATATGTATCTGAAACCCAGGATGAAAAAATGTATAGAGTAGTTATGGATAGAGAGAAATGGTTCAAGATTGTAATGGGCGATAATTATAAAGCAGATGTCAAATCAACGGATAAAATCTCGGAAAGAATTCCCTTGCCCAGCAAACTTACTGAAGAATTAGCGTTTAACTTAGAGATTTAG
- a CDS encoding group I intron-associated PD-(D/E)XK endonuclease, translated as MAEIARNSTGLSGEYFVAAELLRRGFNVAITMGNAKAIDLIAEKKGKTFPIQVKSIYKKKNVGWPILKSKVKRNHFYVFVNLNADKMEEPVYFICTAAEAKRNIKEYSTRGILNMYLINNDKFKSRWDKIK; from the coding sequence ATGGCAGAAATAGCAAGAAATAGCACAGGTTTATCAGGCGAATATTTTGTTGCAGCTGAATTGCTTCGTAGGGGATTTAATGTTGCAATAACTATGGGCAACGCAAAGGCAATAGATTTAATTGCTGAGAAAAAAGGGAAGACCTTTCCAATACAAGTGAAATCTATTTACAAAAAGAAAAATGTAGGTTGGCCAATACTTAAAAGTAAAGTTAAAAGAAATCATTTTTATGTTTTCGTAAATCTTAATGCTGATAAGATGGAAGAGCCGGTATATTTTATTTGTACTGCTGCTGAGGCAAAGAGAAATATAAAAGAGTATTCAACCAGAGGGATATTGAATATGTATTTAATTAACAATGATAAATTCAAGAGTCGGTGGGATAAGATTAAATAA
- a CDS encoding ADP-ribosylglycohydrolase family protein produces MLGAITGDIIGSIYEFIDTKPEMDFTLFTNESFFTDDSVLTVALADSILSGTVYRIKLLEYYHQYPDCSYGLRFHEWVNSKNPQPYNSWGNGSAMRVSPVGWAYNDLETVLQKAKESAEVTHNHPQGIKGAQSTAASIFLARTKNSKKEIKEFVEKNFEYNLDLDLEELRENYRFNESCQDTVPQAIFTFLISDSFEDSIRKAIYIGGDSDTLAAINGSIAEAFYGGVPQEIKVEIYKRLDERLMAVSANFIEKYMSYIY; encoded by the coding sequence ATGCTCGGCGCAATAACAGGCGACATAATTGGTTCGATCTATGAATTCATAGACACGAAACCAGAAATGGATTTCACTCTGTTTACTAATGAATCCTTCTTTACAGATGATTCGGTTTTAACTGTTGCTTTGGCTGACAGTATATTATCTGGCACTGTTTATAGAATAAAACTTCTCGAGTATTACCATCAGTATCCGGATTGTAGCTATGGATTAAGATTTCACGAATGGGTAAACAGTAAAAACCCACAGCCTTATAATAGCTGGGGAAACGGATCAGCTATGCGGGTTAGTCCTGTTGGCTGGGCTTATAATGATCTTGAAACAGTCTTACAAAAAGCAAAAGAGAGTGCAGAAGTAACGCATAATCATCCTCAAGGAATTAAGGGTGCTCAATCAACTGCTGCTTCAATATTTCTTGCACGCACAAAAAATTCCAAAAAAGAAATAAAAGAATTCGTAGAAAAGAATTTTGAGTATAATCTAGATTTGGATCTTGAAGAATTAAGAGAAAATTATCGCTTCAATGAAAGTTGCCAGGATACTGTACCTCAAGCAATCTTCACTTTTTTAATCTCAGATTCTTTCGAAGACTCAATTAGGAAAGCAATTTATATCGGCGGTGATTCTGATACACTTGCTGCAATTAACGGATCAATAGCAGAAGCTTTTTATGGCGGAGTTCCGCAAGAGATTAAGGTAGAGATTTATAAAAGGTTGGATGAAAGATTAATGGCTGTCAGCGCTAACTTTATTGAAAAGTATATGTCATATATTTATTGA